A single region of the Pseudomonas sp. GGS8 genome encodes:
- a CDS encoding DUF484 family protein: MTDKPQVPALQPDESPSESLEAAAIAAYLEAHPDFFIAHEELLPALRIPHQRGDTISLVERQMTILRDRNIELRHRLSHLMDVARDNDRLFDKTRRLILTLMDATSLEDVVIGVEDSLRQDFQVPFVSLILLGDNPMPVGRWATHAEAQTAIGGLLSEDKSVSGSLREHELDFLFGEEQRKQIGSTAVVAISHLGIHGILAIASRDPQHYKSSVGTLFLSYIAEVMGRVLPRVNNSLRSVR; this comes from the coding sequence ATGACCGACAAGCCCCAGGTTCCCGCCCTACAGCCCGACGAATCCCCTTCCGAAAGCCTTGAGGCGGCGGCGATTGCCGCGTACCTGGAGGCTCATCCGGATTTCTTCATCGCGCATGAAGAACTGCTCCCGGCTCTGCGCATTCCGCACCAGCGCGGCGACACCATTTCGCTGGTCGAACGCCAGATGACGATTCTGCGCGACCGCAACATCGAGTTGCGTCATCGCCTCTCGCACTTGATGGACGTGGCCCGCGACAACGATCGCCTGTTCGACAAGACCCGCCGTCTGATTCTCACGTTGATGGACGCGACCAGTCTGGAAGACGTGGTGATCGGTGTCGAAGACAGCCTGCGCCAGGATTTCCAGGTGCCCTTCGTCAGCCTGATCCTGTTGGGCGACAACCCGATGCCGGTAGGCCGCTGGGCCACCCACGCCGAGGCACAAACGGCCATCGGCGGCCTGCTCTCGGAGGACAAAAGCGTCAGTGGCAGCCTGCGTGAGCATGAGCTGGACTTCCTGTTTGGCGAAGAACAGCGCAAACAGATCGGCTCCACGGCCGTCGTCGCCATCAGCCACCTGGGTATTCATGGCATCCTGGCCATCGCCAGCCGCGATCCGCAGCACTACAAGAGTTCGGTGGGCACATTGTTCCTCAGCTACATCGCCGAAGTCATGGGCCGCGTGCTGCCACGGGTCAACAATTCCCTGCGCTCGGTACGCTGA
- the dapF gene encoding diaminopimelate epimerase: MLLRFTKMHGLGNDFMVLDLVSQHAHILPKHAKQWGDRHTGIGFDQLLIVEAPSNPDVDFRYRIFNADGSEVEQCGNGARCFARFVLDKRLTAKRQIRVETKSGIIELDIRNDGQISVNMGAPRLVPAEIPFEAPSQALSYQVDVDGTMVELAAVSMGNPHAVLRVSDINKAPVHELGPKIEHHPRFPARVNVGFLQVIDRNRAQLRVWERGAGETQACGTGACAAAVAAISQGWMDSPLLIDLPGGRLSIEWAGPGQPVMMTGPAVRVYEGQVRL; the protein is encoded by the coding sequence ATGCTGCTGCGTTTTACCAAGATGCACGGCCTGGGCAATGACTTCATGGTTCTCGACCTGGTCAGCCAGCACGCGCACATTCTGCCCAAGCATGCCAAGCAATGGGGCGATCGGCACACCGGCATCGGGTTCGACCAATTGCTGATCGTTGAGGCGCCCAGCAACCCGGATGTGGATTTCCGCTATCGGATCTTCAACGCCGATGGCTCCGAGGTGGAACAGTGCGGCAACGGCGCACGCTGCTTCGCCCGCTTCGTGCTCGACAAGCGCCTGACCGCCAAGCGGCAGATTCGCGTCGAGACCAAAAGCGGCATCATCGAACTGGACATCCGCAACGATGGCCAAATCAGTGTCAACATGGGCGCCCCGCGCCTGGTGCCGGCCGAGATTCCGTTCGAAGCCCCGAGCCAGGCCCTGAGCTATCAGGTCGACGTCGACGGCACCATGGTCGAACTGGCTGCGGTGTCCATGGGCAACCCCCATGCCGTATTGCGGGTCAGCGACATCAATAAAGCACCGGTGCATGAACTGGGGCCGAAAATCGAACATCACCCGCGCTTCCCGGCACGGGTCAATGTCGGTTTTCTCCAGGTCATCGACCGGAACCGCGCGCAGTTGCGCGTCTGGGAACGCGGGGCCGGGGAAACCCAGGCCTGCGGAACCGGCGCCTGTGCTGCCGCAGTGGCCGCGATCAGCCAGGGGTGGATGGATTCGCCGCTATTGATCGACCTGCCCGGCGGGCGTCTGTCCATTGAATGGGCAGGCCCTGGCCAACCGGTCATGATGACCGGCCCGGCAGTACGCGTATACGAAGGACAAGTGCGTCTTTGA
- the lysA gene encoding diaminopimelate decarboxylase, with protein MDAFNYRDGELFAEGVALSAIAERFGTPTYVYSRAHIEAQYLAYADALAGTSHLVCFAVKANSNLGVLNVLARLGAGFDIVSRGELERVLAAGGSPEKIVFSGVGKTRDDMRRALEVGVHCFNVESTDELERLQVVAAELGVRAPISLRVNPDVDAGTHPYISTGLKENKFGIAIADAEDVYVRAAQLPNLEVVGVDCHIGSQLTTLPPFIDALDRLLGLVDRLGDCGIYLRHIDLGGGLGVRYRDEEPPLAADYIKAVRERLDGRDLALVFEPGRFIVANAGVLLTQVEYLKHTEHKDFAIVDAAMNDLIRPALYQAWMDVTAVRPRDTAARAYDIVGPICETGDFLAKDRQLALEEGDLLAVHSAGAYGFVMSSNYNTRGRAAEVLVDGDQAFEVRRRETVAELFAGESLLPE; from the coding sequence ATGGACGCTTTTAACTACCGTGACGGTGAGCTGTTCGCGGAAGGTGTTGCCCTGTCCGCCATCGCCGAACGCTTTGGTACACCGACCTACGTCTACTCCCGAGCCCACATCGAAGCCCAGTACCTGGCTTACGCCGATGCGCTGGCCGGCACGTCGCACCTGGTCTGCTTTGCGGTCAAGGCCAACTCCAACCTGGGTGTACTGAATGTCCTGGCCCGTTTGGGCGCCGGTTTCGACATCGTTTCCCGTGGCGAACTGGAACGTGTCCTGGCCGCTGGCGGCAGCCCCGAAAAGATCGTGTTCTCCGGTGTCGGCAAGACCCGTGACGACATGCGTCGCGCCCTGGAAGTCGGCGTGCACTGCTTCAACGTCGAATCCACCGACGAGCTCGAGCGTCTGCAAGTAGTCGCCGCCGAGCTGGGCGTTCGCGCGCCGATCTCGCTGCGCGTCAACCCGGACGTCGATGCCGGGACGCACCCGTACATTTCCACCGGTCTCAAAGAGAACAAGTTCGGCATCGCCATCGCCGACGCCGAAGACGTGTACGTCCGCGCCGCGCAACTGCCTAACCTGGAAGTGGTCGGCGTCGATTGCCACATCGGCTCGCAACTGACCACCCTGCCGCCCTTCATCGATGCCCTCGACCGCCTGCTGGGCCTGGTCGACCGCCTCGGCGATTGCGGCATCTACCTGCGCCACATCGATCTCGGCGGCGGTCTGGGCGTGCGTTATCGCGATGAAGAGCCGCCATTGGCCGCCGACTACATCAAGGCCGTGCGCGAACGTCTCGACGGTCGTGACCTGGCGCTGGTGTTCGAGCCAGGCCGCTTTATCGTCGCCAACGCCGGTGTGCTGCTGACTCAGGTCGAGTACCTCAAGCACACCGAACACAAAGACTTCGCCATCGTCGATGCGGCCATGAACGACCTGATCCGCCCGGCGCTGTACCAGGCCTGGATGGACGTTACCGCCGTACGCCCTCGCGATACCGCGGCGCGTGCCTACGACATCGTCGGCCCGATCTGCGAAACCGGCGACTTCCTGGCCAAGGACCGTCAGCTGGCGCTGGAGGAAGGCGATCTGCTGGCCGTGCATTCGGCCGGTGCCTACGGGTTTGTCATGAGTTCCAACTACAACACCCGCGGCCGCGCCGCTGAAGTGTTGGTGGACGGTGATCAGGCATTTGAAGTGCGTCGCCGCGAGACGGTAGCCGAGTTGTTTGCTGGCGAAAGCCTGCTGCCGGAGTAA
- a CDS encoding lipoprotein, which produces MKRLISSLAAIVAVACLVSACGQKGPLYLPDENQDPAEQAKSSQQSPSKAHKHDVYQ; this is translated from the coding sequence ATGAAGCGCCTGATCTCTTCCCTTGCTGCGATCGTCGCGGTTGCCTGCCTGGTGTCGGCCTGTGGTCAAAAAGGCCCGCTGTACCTGCCCGATGAAAATCAGGATCCTGCAGAGCAGGCCAAGTCGTCGCAACAGTCTCCGTCGAAAGCACACAAGCACGACGTCTACCAATAA
- the cyaY gene encoding iron donor protein CyaY — protein sequence MSLTEARFHDLVDATQQTLEDIFDESDLDIDLESSAGVLTVKFENGSQLIFSRQEPLRQLWLAAVSGGFHFDYDEESKRWMCDKSDEQLGEMLERIVKQQADVELDFEGL from the coding sequence ATGAGTTTGACTGAAGCCCGTTTTCACGACCTGGTCGATGCCACCCAGCAGACGCTGGAGGATATTTTCGATGAGAGTGACCTGGATATCGATCTGGAGAGCTCGGCCGGTGTGCTCACCGTCAAGTTCGAAAACGGCAGCCAGTTGATCTTCAGTCGTCAGGAGCCGTTGCGTCAGCTGTGGTTGGCGGCGGTGTCGGGTGGCTTCCACTTCGACTACGACGAAGAGAGCAAGCGCTGGATGTGTGACAAGAGCGACGAGCAACTGGGCGAGATGCTCGAGCGCATCGTCAAGCAGCAAGCCGACGTCGAACTCGATTTCGAAGGTCTGTGA
- a CDS encoding DUF1289 domain-containing protein: MTQPAPVRPPKPLYSNVSPAVPSPCSGVCRLDEQKVCLGCFRHVEDIREWRSADDERRRVICAQAAQRKVLA; this comes from the coding sequence GTGACCCAGCCTGCGCCCGTTCGCCCGCCCAAACCGCTCTATAGCAACGTCAGCCCGGCCGTGCCTTCGCCGTGTAGCGGCGTGTGCCGGCTGGATGAGCAGAAGGTCTGCCTGGGGTGTTTTCGGCATGTCGAAGATATTCGCGAATGGCGCTCGGCCGATGATGAGCGGCGGCGGGTGATTTGTGCGCAGGCTGCACAACGCAAAGTCTTGGCTTAA
- the rnk gene encoding nucleoside diphosphate kinase regulator: protein MTAPSITLTRLDVQRLERLIDSLDDSLPGVIALQTELDRADTLVGHEEVPADVVTMNSKVHCREESSGKDYHLTLVYPKDANADEGRISILAPVGSALLGLKVGQHIDWPAPGGKTLKLTLLAVESQPANGGDFPE from the coding sequence ATGACCGCACCTTCCATCACCCTTACCCGTCTGGACGTGCAACGTCTGGAGCGCCTGATCGATAGCCTGGATGACTCGCTGCCGGGCGTCATCGCGCTGCAAACCGAACTGGATCGCGCCGATACCCTGGTCGGTCACGAAGAGGTGCCAGCCGATGTCGTGACCATGAATTCTAAAGTGCATTGCCGTGAAGAGAGCAGTGGCAAGGATTATCACCTGACCCTGGTCTACCCCAAGGATGCCAATGCCGACGAAGGCAGGATTTCCATTCTGGCGCCGGTCGGCAGCGCACTGCTGGGTCTCAAGGTCGGTCAGCACATTGACTGGCCAGCTCCGGGTGGCAAAACCCTGAAGCTGACCTTGCTGGCAGTCGAGTCGCAACCGGCCAATGGCGGCGACTTTCCGGAATAA
- a CDS encoding class I adenylate cyclase — protein sequence MTRTHEIRPDLDEGIDRKVLSQLRARFLKLNEGRMARAMEGLSTRQQTVLTLLPLFFHVNHPLLPGYVSGSTPAGLSNYEPDTNTLAEAQRLTRSFSYKPRHGSNPPRPIHGLFLMGSLGTLAQADQSDMDVWVCHGPDLSESELTELRKKCQLLEAWAASQGAEAHFFLIDPARFVLGERDTQLSSEDCGTTQHYLLLDEFYRTAIWLAGRTPIWWLVPVYEEAAYNRYTHTLLSKRFIRADETLDLGHLAYIPPGEFIGAGLWQLFKGIESPYKSVLKLLLTEVYASEHPKVHCLSLRFKQAVFANRLDLDELDPYMVVYRRIEEYLTARGEPERLELVRRALYLKVNRKLTGSSGRTQSWQRSLLERLAHEWHWDQRQLALLDSRSQWKVRQVSAERRALVGELNYSYRFLTQFARNEQTVSLINKRDLNVLGRRLYAAFERKADKVEFINPGIAPDLAEDTLTLVQAPNKRETGQTQWALYNGSLTAHEWEHFAPIKRSRQLLELLTWCHRNGVIDSSTRLALHPGTSDLSEFELFNLLGSLQQSIVLPLATVAEEPLLRASVPSEVLILVNVGVDPLKHHRDMNILMTTERTDSLSYAGVRENLVLTLDQVTLNSWNEVLVSRFDGPHALLDCLRDYLNNLPSGPQQPKLRVRCFCHNRAQFIARRVEEVLDTAQNLLLSKLNHRYLIQVQQHYHVLELVPGQVNHVALATLPALFDYLGEELASYSPLHLDPMALEDHDLALILPMGQPDCVQVFYRINERQADVYVLDEFNALWQQRLPYHDEQSLLVPLQRFLQSIQYRRDALLPMDTAQPLSLETLYYQLLPSGAARARRVEARPAPQTPVNKPFYDVQAIVGKAAPGQVQVTLYCNQREFSELEHGDQLFSVVAREIVEQRREIERYRCYITDLDLSGLLGDGQSSSQLYLRYKADLERALNEALEQV from the coding sequence ATGACCCGCACCCATGAAATCCGCCCTGATCTGGACGAGGGAATCGACCGCAAGGTTCTCAGCCAACTGCGCGCCCGTTTTCTGAAGCTCAACGAGGGCCGCATGGCCCGAGCCATGGAAGGGTTGTCGACCCGCCAGCAAACGGTTCTGACCCTGCTTCCACTGTTTTTTCACGTCAATCATCCGCTGTTGCCAGGTTACGTTTCGGGTAGCACCCCGGCCGGGTTGTCCAATTACGAACCCGACACCAACACCCTCGCCGAAGCCCAACGCCTGACCCGCTCGTTTTCCTACAAGCCGCGCCATGGCAGCAATCCGCCGCGACCGATTCACGGCCTGTTCCTGATGGGCAGCCTCGGCACCCTGGCCCAGGCCGATCAGAGCGACATGGACGTGTGGGTCTGTCATGGGCCGGACCTGAGCGAAAGCGAGCTCACCGAGCTGCGCAAAAAATGCCAGTTGCTGGAAGCGTGGGCCGCCAGCCAGGGCGCCGAAGCGCATTTTTTCCTGATCGACCCGGCCCGCTTCGTGCTCGGCGAGCGCGATACGCAGTTGAGCTCGGAAGACTGCGGCACCACCCAGCACTATCTGCTGCTGGACGAGTTCTATCGCACCGCAATCTGGCTGGCCGGACGCACCCCCATCTGGTGGCTGGTGCCGGTTTACGAAGAGGCCGCGTACAACCGTTACACCCACACACTACTTTCCAAGCGTTTCATTCGTGCCGACGAAACCCTGGACCTGGGGCATCTGGCGTACATCCCGCCCGGGGAGTTCATCGGCGCCGGGCTCTGGCAGTTGTTCAAAGGCATCGAGTCGCCCTACAAATCAGTGCTCAAACTGCTGCTGACCGAGGTCTATGCCAGCGAGCACCCCAAGGTCCATTGCCTGAGCCTGCGTTTCAAACAGGCGGTGTTTGCCAATCGGCTGGACCTCGATGAGCTGGACCCGTACATGGTGGTTTACCGGCGCATCGAGGAATACCTCACCGCCCGGGGTGAACCGGAACGGCTGGAGCTGGTACGTCGTGCGCTGTACCTGAAGGTCAATCGCAAGCTCACCGGCAGCAGCGGTCGCACCCAGAGCTGGCAGCGTTCGCTGCTCGAACGTCTGGCCCACGAATGGCATTGGGATCAGCGTCAACTGGCATTGCTCGACAGCCGCAGCCAGTGGAAAGTCCGCCAGGTCAGCGCCGAACGCCGGGCCTTGGTCGGTGAACTGAATTACAGCTACCGCTTCCTGACACAGTTTGCCCGTAACGAGCAGACCGTCAGCCTGATCAACAAGCGCGACCTCAATGTGCTGGGCCGGCGGTTGTACGCGGCCTTCGAGCGCAAGGCCGACAAGGTCGAATTCATCAACCCGGGCATCGCCCCCGATCTGGCCGAAGACACCTTGACGCTGGTGCAGGCCCCGAACAAGAGAGAAACGGGACAAACCCAATGGGCTTTGTACAATGGCAGCCTGACCGCCCACGAGTGGGAACATTTCGCGCCAATCAAGCGCAGCCGCCAGTTACTCGAACTGCTCACCTGGTGTCACCGTAACGGCGTGATCGACAGCAGCACCCGCCTGGCCCTGCACCCCGGCACCAGCGACTTGAGTGAGTTCGAACTGTTCAACCTGCTCGGCAGCCTGCAGCAAAGCATCGTCCTGCCCCTGGCTACCGTCGCCGAAGAACCTTTGCTGCGCGCCAGTGTGCCGAGCGAAGTACTGATTCTGGTGAACGTCGGCGTCGATCCACTCAAGCACCATCGCGACATGAACATCCTGATGACCACCGAGCGCACCGATTCCCTGAGTTATGCCGGCGTGCGAGAAAATCTGGTGTTGACCCTGGATCAGGTCACGCTCAACAGCTGGAACGAAGTGCTGGTCAGCCGCTTTGACGGCCCCCACGCCCTGCTCGACTGCCTGCGCGATTACCTCAACAACTTGCCAAGCGGCCCACAGCAGCCCAAGTTGCGGGTGCGTTGCTTCTGCCACAACCGCGCACAATTCATTGCCCGACGCGTCGAAGAAGTTCTCGATACCGCGCAAAACCTGCTGCTGAGCAAACTCAATCATCGTTACCTGATTCAGGTCCAGCAGCATTACCACGTGCTGGAGCTGGTACCCGGCCAGGTCAATCACGTTGCCCTCGCCACGCTGCCAGCGCTGTTTGATTACCTCGGCGAAGAGCTGGCGAGCTACAGCCCGCTGCATCTGGACCCGATGGCGCTGGAAGACCACGACCTGGCGCTGATCCTGCCCATGGGGCAACCCGACTGCGTTCAGGTGTTCTACCGGATCAACGAACGCCAGGCCGATGTGTACGTACTGGATGAATTCAATGCCCTGTGGCAGCAGCGCTTGCCCTATCACGATGAACAAAGTCTGCTGGTGCCGCTGCAACGTTTCCTGCAATCGATCCAGTACCGGCGCGACGCCTTGTTGCCGATGGACACCGCCCAGCCGCTGAGCCTGGAGACTTTGTATTACCAATTGTTGCCTTCAGGCGCCGCGCGGGCGCGTCGGGTCGAAGCCCGGCCGGCGCCGCAAACCCCGGTCAACAAACCGTTCTATGACGTACAGGCGATCGTCGGCAAAGCCGCACCGGGGCAGGTGCAGGTCACGTTGTATTGCAATCAGCGGGAATTTTCAGAGCTGGAACATGGCGACCAACTGTTCAGCGTGGTCGCCCGGGAAATCGTCGAGCAGCGCCGCGAGATCGAACGCTATCGCTGCTACATCACCGACCTGGATCTGTCGGGCCTGCTCGGTGATGGTCAGAGTTCAAGCCAGTTGTATCTGCGCTACAAGGCCGATCTGGAGCGCGCATTGAACGAGGCGCTTGAGCAGGTCTGA
- a CDS encoding TIGR02647 family protein, with product MSLTPELVAELEILALFNLDSSQEGLKIHQTAAPKAIAAAQRLFDKELITQPDGGYLTSLGRDAAQNVQTVLTILSVRETA from the coding sequence ATGTCGCTTACCCCTGAGTTGGTTGCCGAACTGGAAATCCTCGCACTCTTCAACCTGGACAGCTCCCAGGAAGGTTTGAAAATTCATCAGACCGCTGCCCCGAAAGCCATTGCCGCCGCACAAAGACTGTTCGACAAAGAATTGATCACCCAGCCCGATGGCGGTTATCTGACCAGCCTGGGGCGTGACGCCGCACAAAATGTGCAGACCGTTCTCACCATTCTGTCCGTCCGGGAAACTGCCTGA
- a CDS encoding glutathione S-transferase family protein has product MLKLYGFCVSNYYNMVKLALLEKGLPFEEVPFYPGTSPEMLAISPRGKVPVLGVEQGFINETSVILEYLEQSQKGTPLLPSEPFERAQALALAKEIELYIELPARACYPEAFFGMSVPEAIKDKTKAELLLGFASLGRHGKFAPYVAGDSLSIADLYFLYSVPMACAVAQKLFDIDLLAEMPAARALLERLGQNPHVQRIAADKDVAMPAFLEMIASKK; this is encoded by the coding sequence ATGCTCAAGCTTTATGGATTTTGCGTCAGCAACTACTACAACATGGTCAAGCTGGCGTTGCTGGAGAAGGGACTGCCGTTTGAAGAGGTGCCGTTTTACCCTGGCACCAGCCCAGAAATGCTGGCCATCAGCCCGCGTGGCAAGGTTCCGGTACTGGGTGTCGAACAAGGCTTCATCAACGAAACCAGCGTGATTCTCGAGTACCTCGAGCAGAGTCAGAAAGGCACGCCGCTGCTACCGAGCGAGCCCTTCGAGCGAGCGCAGGCGTTGGCTTTGGCCAAAGAAATCGAGTTGTACATCGAACTGCCGGCACGCGCCTGCTACCCCGAAGCGTTTTTCGGCATGTCAGTGCCAGAGGCGATCAAGGACAAAACCAAGGCCGAGCTGCTGCTGGGGTTCGCCTCTCTGGGCAGGCACGGCAAGTTCGCTCCTTATGTAGCGGGCGACAGTCTCAGCATTGCGGATTTGTATTTCCTGTACAGCGTGCCGATGGCCTGTGCCGTCGCGCAGAAGCTGTTCGATATCGATCTGTTGGCTGAGATGCCAGCGGCCAGGGCGCTGCTGGAGCGTCTGGGGCAGAACCCGCACGTGCAGCGGATCGCGGCAGACAAGGACGTGGCGATGCCCGCGTTTCTGGAGATGATCGCGTCGAAGAAGTAA
- the argH gene encoding argininosuccinate lyase produces MSTDKTNQSWGGRFSEPVDAFVARFTASVTFDQRLYRHDIMGSIAHATMLAKVGVLTDAERDSIIDGLKTIQGEIEAGQFDWRIDLEDVHMNIEARLTDRIGVTGKKLHTGRSRNDQVATDIRLWLRDEIDLILAEITRLQKGLLEQAEREAGSIMPGFTHLQTAQPVTFGHHMLAWFEMLSRDYERLVDCRKRTNRMPLGSAALAGTTYPIDREYTAQLLGFDAVGGNSLDNVSDRDFAIEFCSAASIAMMHLSRFSEELVLWTSAQFQFIDLPDRFCTGSSIMPQKKNPDVPELVRGKTGRVFGALMGLLTLMKGQPLAYNKDNQEDKEPLFDAADTLRDSLRAFADMIPAIKPKHAMMREAALRGFSTATDLADYLVRRGLPFRDCHEIVGHAVKYGVDSGKDLAEMSLEELRKFSDQIEQDVFAVLTLEGSVNARDHIGGTAPAQVKAAVVRGQALLASR; encoded by the coding sequence ATGAGCACTGACAAGACCAATCAGTCCTGGGGCGGCCGCTTCAGTGAACCCGTCGACGCCTTCGTTGCCCGCTTCACCGCCTCCGTCACCTTCGACCAGCGCCTGTATCGCCACGACATCATGGGCTCGATCGCCCACGCCACGATGCTGGCCAAGGTCGGCGTGCTGACCGATGCCGAGCGCGACAGCATCATCGATGGCCTGAAGACCATCCAGGGTGAAATCGAGGCTGGCCAGTTCGACTGGCGCATCGACCTCGAAGACGTGCACATGAACATCGAGGCGCGCCTGACCGACCGCATTGGCGTGACCGGTAAAAAGCTGCACACCGGCCGCAGCCGCAACGACCAGGTCGCCACCGACATCCGTCTGTGGCTGCGTGACGAGATCGACCTGATCCTGGCCGAGATCACCCGCCTGCAAAAAGGTTTGCTGGAGCAGGCCGAGCGCGAAGCCGGCAGCATCATGCCGGGCTTCACTCACCTGCAAACCGCGCAGCCAGTGACCTTCGGGCACCACATGCTGGCCTGGTTCGAAATGCTCAGCCGTGACTACGAGCGCCTGGTGGACTGCCGCAAGCGCACCAACCGCATGCCGCTGGGCAGCGCCGCACTGGCCGGTACCACCTACCCGATCGACCGCGAGTACACCGCACAGCTGCTGGGCTTCGACGCTGTCGGCGGCAACTCCCTGGACAACGTGTCCGATCGCGACTTCGCCATCGAGTTCTGCTCGGCCGCGAGCATTGCGATGATGCACTTGTCGCGATTCTCCGAAGAGCTGGTGCTGTGGACCAGCGCACAGTTCCAGTTCATCGATCTGCCGGACCGTTTCTGCACCGGCAGCTCGATCATGCCGCAAAAGAAAAACCCGGACGTGCCGGAGCTGGTTCGCGGCAAGACTGGCCGGGTGTTCGGCGCGCTGATGGGCCTGCTGACCCTGATGAAAGGCCAGCCGTTGGCCTATAACAAGGACAACCAGGAAGACAAGGAACCGTTGTTCGACGCCGCCGACACCCTGCGCGATTCGCTGCGGGCCTTTGCCGACATGATTCCGGCGATCAAGCCCAAGCACGCCATGATGCGCGAAGCAGCCCTGCGCGGTTTCTCGACCGCTACCGACCTGGCCGACTACCTGGTACGCCGCGGCTTGCCGTTCCGTGATTGCCACGAGATTGTTGGTCACGCGGTGAAATATGGCGTGGACAGCGGCAAGGACCTGGCGGAAATGAGCCTGGAAGAACTGCGCAAGTTCAGCGACCAGATCGAGCAGGACGTGTTTGCCGTGCTGACCCTGGAAGGTTCGGTGAACGCCCGTGACCATATCGGCGGGACCGCGCCAGCGCAGGTCAAGGCTGCCGTGGTTCGCGGCCAGGCGTTGCTCGCCAGCCGCTAA
- a CDS encoding LytTR family DNA-binding domain-containing protein, producing the protein MNVLIVDDEPLARERLSRMVGELEGYNVLEPSATNGEEALALIDSHKPDIVLLDIRMPGLDGLQVAARLCERETPPAVVFCTGPDEFAVEALQASAVGYLVKPVRTEQLHEALKKAERPNRVQLAALTRPAAETGSGPRSHISARTRKGIELIPLGQVVYFIADHKYVTLRHEGGEVLLDEPLKALEDEFGDRFVRIHRNALVARERIERLQRTPLGHFQLFLKGLNGDALIVSRRHVAGVRKMMQQL; encoded by the coding sequence ATGAATGTCCTGATCGTTGATGACGAACCCCTGGCCCGCGAGCGCCTGAGCCGAATGGTCGGCGAACTCGAGGGATACAACGTCCTGGAGCCCAGCGCCACGAATGGCGAAGAGGCGTTGGCACTGATCGACAGCCACAAGCCGGATATCGTACTGCTCGATATTCGCATGCCGGGCCTTGATGGCCTGCAAGTGGCGGCACGATTGTGCGAACGCGAAACCCCGCCCGCCGTGGTGTTTTGCACAGGGCCCGATGAATTTGCCGTGGAAGCCCTGCAGGCCAGCGCCGTGGGCTATCTGGTGAAGCCCGTGCGCACAGAACAGCTACATGAAGCATTGAAAAAAGCCGAACGCCCCAATCGTGTCCAACTCGCCGCCTTGACTCGTCCCGCCGCCGAAACCGGCAGCGGTCCACGCAGCCACATCAGCGCGCGTACCCGTAAAGGTATTGAACTGATCCCGTTGGGCCAGGTGGTCTACTTTATTGCCGACCACAAGTACGTGACTTTGCGCCATGAAGGCGGCGAAGTGCTGCTGGATGAGCCACTCAAGGCCCTCGAAGACGAATTCGGCGACCGTTTCGTGCGGATCCACCGCAACGCACTGGTCGCCCGCGAACGCATTGAGCGGCTGCAACGCACCCCCCTGGGGCATTTCCAGCTGTTTCTCAAAGGCCTGAACGGCGACGCCCTGATCGTCAGCCGCCGCCATGTGGCCGGCGTGCGAAAAATGATGCAACAGCTGTAA